One stretch of Desulfomonilia bacterium DNA includes these proteins:
- a CDS encoding serine/threonine-protein kinase, with translation MTTLGKYELHEQLGKGGFGIVYRATDMSLGRDVALKVLHPQLMVDENFVERFKKEAQVLSVLEHPNIVTIYELNDIDGRLFIAMRYLSGGSLQMKIQEGPLACKKILTIMHQLCTGLQAAHEDGLIHRDIKPANILFDNREEVIISDFGLARAVQVSGASSSLGIVGTPAYRAPELWRGKPPASPATDVYSLGCVLF, from the coding sequence GGATTCGGCATTGTCTATCGTGCCACGGATATGTCACTGGGCAGGGATGTGGCGCTCAAAGTGCTGCATCCGCAGCTCATGGTGGATGAGAATTTTGTGGAACGCTTCAAGAAAGAAGCCCAGGTCCTGTCTGTATTGGAGCATCCGAATATAGTAACGATCTATGAATTGAATGATATCGATGGACGGTTATTTATTGCCATGAGGTATTTGTCCGGCGGCAGCCTGCAAATGAAAATCCAGGAAGGTCCGCTTGCCTGCAAAAAAATTCTGACAATCATGCATCAGCTCTGCACTGGATTACAGGCAGCGCATGAAGATGGATTGATCCATCGGGATATTAAACCGGCCAACATTTTGTTCGACAATCGAGAAGAGGTAATAATCAGCGATTTCGGACTGGCGCGCGCAGTGCAGGTATCGGGAGCATCTTCCAGTCTTGGCATCGTCGGCACTCCGGCCTATCGTGCACCGGAATTATGGCGGGGAAAACCGCCGGCGAGCCCGGCTACGGATGTCTATTCGCTGGGTTGTGTGCTTTTT